The genomic segment ATCTTTCGTTCCGTTCGGGACGCACTGGCAGCTCAGCCGGGATTCGGGCGTGACTGCGCGGGCGGTGTCGAGCATGTCCTCTTCGTCGTCGGTGGCCGACGGGCAGGTCTCCAACCCTTGGCTGACGTAGACGTGGCACGTGGCGCACGCACAGACCCCGCCGCAGGCGTGGTCGATCGGCACGCCCGCCCCTTCGGCGAGATCGAGGATGCTTCCGTCCAAACCCGTTCGTCCGTATGGGATCTGATTCGGGTCGACGACGAACTCGGTCCGCTCGTTCGTTTCTTCGACGACGAAGGTGATCTTGAACGGCTGTTTCGGCAGCTCGTGGTTGGTCTTGGTGATGTACGGGTTCACGCCGCCCATCGGGGTCTGTTCCTTTGTGCAATGTCGTAATCGGGGTCGGGCGGCAAAAGAAGAACGCCGCCCCGGTGCCCGGACGTGTCTCATTTTATCAGTCTGCCGGGCAACGGCGGGCGGTGGGTGCGTTAATCGCGGAGATCGGTCTCGGTGAACAGCGTGAATCCCTGATTTTGCAAGGTGGTGACGGCGGTCTCGAACTGGTCCACATGAATCGCGAGGGCGGTATTGCCCATCGGGCCGACGCCGATGAGGAGTGGGTAGGCGTAGCTAAGGTTAATTTCGCCACCCAGGAGGGCTTTCGTGATCGTCAGCAACGGCTGGTCGTTGTCCGGGAGTTTGACGAGCAGCAGGTCGCTCTCGGTAAACGGCAGTTTAGCCTGGGTGAGTACCTCGAAGCCGCGCTCGTAATCGCTGGGGACGAGCCGGATGATTGCACAGTCGGCCGTCTCGACGACGGTCAGAGACACGACACGAACGTCGGTGGTCTCGAACCGGCGGACCAGATCGAGCATCGCCCCCATGCGGTTCGCGAGGAACACGTTGAATTGGCGAACGCTCGGCCAGTCCCGCCCGCGGGCGGTTCTGATCTCGATGCCGCCTTCGTTCTCGTCCTCGAAACTCGATGGCATGCCAGATTCCCCAAATTCTGTGACGTACCGAGTTTATCCTTGACACCAAGGTGTCACAATCGCGATTGAGGCGAAACCTGATTTTGGGACGGCCCTAGTGCCGTCTCATTCGGCAGATGTGGTGGGCACGCCTGAAAACTTGGGAAATGCGGGGTAAATAAAGACTCGTGGCCGTTTTCCTGACAGAACGGGTGAGGATTGGACGTTGGGCGGAACTCTTATCTTAAACCTTATTCCGGTTGGCGAGCCACTTCCGCCACAACTCCACGGAGTGTCGCCGTGCCATTTCGTCAGCCTCATAATTGAGGTTTCCCAAAGATCGCCAAAACGCGATCCATTTGTCGTAGTCATCCGGCTGGGACCATCCGCGACCGGGTACCCAACCGTATTGCCGATATGTAACGCCTACCAGAACGGTCGCAGCATGGCACCTCGTTTCTTCGTCCGGGCTCAGCATTAACTCGACCGCGGGTTCCAGGACGATGTCATCACAATCAATCAGCTTATCAGTCGCCTGCGTGTGATCTGCGTGGTTTAGATTGATATCGTCATTTATTTTTTCAATTAATAGCCTTACGTTTTCCGGCGTGCATTCGCAGCATTTCTCATCGGGTTGCCGATGCACCTGATCCGCACAGCCTTCGGCCGCCACGCAGACCAGCAAAGAAGCACACAACGTCAATTGCCGAGTTGTTTTGCGCATCTTATTTAAAGGGGTAATAGTGTTGCGAAAAATTGAGCATTGCTTGGAGCAAGGAGGGAGATATTTTTTGCGAACTCACGGGCGGAATCTGCGTAACCATTGGTTGCCCGTTCGCATCGTAACTGACGGTAAATCCCCAAGAAATGCTCCCGAGAGGACGTGGGTTTTTCCCCGAAGTAAAACAGAATGCAGCAGTTTCAAATTCCACGGTTCCTCCTGCTGAAGTTGGTTTGTCCCAGAGAACACCATTCTTGAATCCATTTGCGTTATTGTACCCGTCATGTGTCTTTCTGTCTTCTTCCTTGACACCTTGAGGGTCAGGAAAATTATCACCGTACCATGGCGAATGATTCGGCAGTGTGGGATTATGATCAACAATCCACCCTGGCTGAACAGTAAGAGCCTGTCTGGGAAGTACTATTTTGATGCAACTCTATATTTAAATGGGGGATAACACTTTTTGGGGTCCATGCGATTGAGGATCAATTGAATCGACCGCACTTTAACCATAGATTCACTAGAACTAGTATTTCGTTCGTAGTCCCGACTTAGCCTGCGGGCGCGACCGAGCCACCCGAAGGTCCGCTCCCCCACCCACCGCTTGGGCAACAGGACGAACCCCTTCGCCCCGTCCGGCCGGCGGACGATGACGAGTTCCCATCTGAGTTCCGGATGACCGTCCTTCCACCCGTTCAGGGCATGGTTGTGGTACTTCCCGTCGGCCCATACGACCTTCAACCGCGGGTACGCCTCACGGTCCAACGATTCGAGCACGGACGGGGCCGCGGCCGCATCGTCGACGTGCCCGGCGGTGACCGCCACGGTCATCAACAACCCGAGCGTGTCGACCACGATCGACCGCTTCCGGCCCTGGATTTTCTTGCCCGCGTCATACCCGTTCCCACCCGCATGCTCGGTCCCCTTGACCGACTGACTATCGATGCTCGCGGCGCTCGGGGTCGGCTCGTGACTCGGAGCATGGACCTCCCGATACCCCTCCCGGAGGACATCCAGGAGGTGTTGCCAGGTGCCGTCATCCCGCCACTGGGCGAAGTATTCGTACACCGTACTCTTGGCCGGGAAATCGTGCGGGAGCAGGGACCACTGGCACCCGGTCCGGTTCACGTACAGGATCGCGTTCATCACCTCCCGGAGGTCGACCGACCGGGGCCGCCCTCCGAACCGGGCGGCGGGCAGAAGGGGCTCGATGGTCTCCCATTGGACATCGGTCAAATCCGTCAGATACGGTTTACGAACGGGCGCGTCCATGACCTCGCTCCTGAATGATGAAGGAGCGACTAACTTAAAGGAATCTCACGACTTACAGCAAGGGCACTTTTCGGACAGCCTCTAAGTCCGTGAGGCCACGTTTCGCTGCTTGTCTTAATAGTGTTGATGGGCGAATTCTGAATCGGCGCAACAATATTGCCAGCACTATCGAGACGCCTGATGATTTGCACCAACTTGATTTTATTGCAAGTCGGGCAGGCTTTGGGATCTGGCGTGAATGTTACCGTGCCCGATAAACCCGAAACGTAGTTGCCCGTGAAAG from the Fimbriiglobus ruber genome contains:
- a CDS encoding 2Fe-2S iron-sulfur cluster-binding protein: MGGVNPYITKTNHELPKQPFKITFVVEETNERTEFVVDPNQIPYGRTGLDGSILDLAEGAGVPIDHACGGVCACATCHVYVSQGLETCPSATDDEEDMLDTARAVTPESRLSCQCVPNGTKDVVVVIPEWNKNLVKEGH
- a CDS encoding acetolactate synthase; this translates as MPSSFEDENEGGIEIRTARGRDWPSVRQFNVFLANRMGAMLDLVRRFETTDVRVVSLTVVETADCAIIRLVPSDYERGFEVLTQAKLPFTESDLLLVKLPDNDQPLLTITKALLGGEINLSYAYPLLIGVGPMGNTALAIHVDQFETAVTTLQNQGFTLFTETDLRD
- a CDS encoding IS5 family transposase, translating into MDAPVRKPYLTDLTDVQWETIEPLLPAARFGGRPRSVDLREVMNAILYVNRTGCQWSLLPHDFPAKSTVYEYFAQWRDDGTWQHLLDVLREGYREVHAPSHEPTPSAASIDSQSVKGTEHAGGNGYDAGKKIQGRKRSIVVDTLGLLMTVAVTAGHVDDAAAAPSVLESLDREAYPRLKVVWADGKYHNHALNGWKDGHPELRWELVIVRRPDGAKGFVLLPKRWVGERTFGWLGRARRLSRDYERNTSSSESMVKVRSIQLILNRMDPKKCYPPFKYRVASK